The genomic DNA AATCTCTTTGTGAACATTACTCAAAATTGGAGATTATTTTTATAATACGTCAGTGAATTGAGATTGCTTCGTCGCTTTGCTCCTCGCTGGTGACACCACACTTTCGTCATCGTATATTGCAAATTATTAAAAGATATTAACGAGCAGTAAAAATTAATTTAATATTATAGAGAGTACCTAATGTGGAGAAGGATATGATTGTCATTGGTCTAAAAAGACCGTTCGCAATGTTATCCCCACATTAGGCTCCCTTTACTCAGAACAGAACATTAGGCATAAAGCCTGTATTTACGATGATAGAGTAAAAAGGGAGCAAGCTCAATAAAAAATTTGAGGTGAGTAAATGTATAAGTATCAAAAGGTGGTAGGTATTGATGTATCGAAGTTGAATTTATCCATAAGCGTATATGATGGTAAGAAGTATAGTTTTTACGAAGTTTCTAATAATACTAACTTATTTAAAAAAGATTTTTTTGACAAAGAGAGATTAGATTTATCAACCACACTTTTCATAATGGAAAACACAGGAGTATATCACTTAAAGTTAGCAACCTATTTAGTAAAAGAATTAGGATGTATAGTATCAGTAGTAAATCCGCTTGCAATAAAAAACTTTATAGGTATTGATTTAAACAGATTAAAAACAGATAAGGCAGACTCTAAAAAGATAGCAGAGTTTGGTTATATTTATGGTGATAAATACTTATTTAGTCCTACAGATGAACTCTCAGAAAAGATAGAATTAACGTTAAACATGATAGATGATTTTTATAATCAAATAAACACGCTAAGTAATCAATTGGAAAGTTTAATGCAAAGATACTATAAATTTCCTGAAATAATAAAAAGTTACAAAAGCATGATAAAAACATATCAAAGAAAGATTAGAGAAGCGGAGAAGGAACTAGAGAGATTAATAAAGAAAAATTTTAAAGTGGAATATGAGCTTTTACGTAGTATTCCAGGTGCTGGATTAAAGTTTTGTTCACTTGTAATAGGTAAACTTAAATGTTTTAAAAATTTCGATAAGGCTAAGCAAGTAAGTTCATATATTGGGATTTGTCCTAGTCCTTATGAGTCAGGGAGTTCAATTAAAGGCAGAGGTAAAATATCCAAGAGGGGTAACACGTATATGAGAAAAATATTATTTATGTGTTCATTAAGTGCTTGTAAGCATAACAGGAGCTGTAGGACTTTGTATTATAGGTTGATTGCATCTGGGAAACCTAAAAAGCTAGCGTTAATTGCTGTTGCAAATAAATTAATAAGACAAGCTTTTGGGATATTGAAAAGTGGAAAACCTTATGATCCTGATTATCATGCAGGATTAACACATAGTGCAAAAAATGCTTGACTTTTAACACAGAACATTGCGAGGGTCGTAAGACCCGAAGCAATCTCTTTTACAAAAGGTAAATGATCGGCAAATAAGATTGCTTCGCTGACGCTCGCAATGACAACTTTCTCTTTCGTCATTGCGAGGGTCGTAAGACCCGAAGCAATCTCATGTGCGAAAAATGAGGGATGTGGACGAAAAAGATTGCTTCGTCACTTCGCTCCTCGCAATGACAAAGAAAGAGCGTCTTTTTTTTTATAAAAATTTGAATTTTTTTAACCATTAATAATCATATAAATATAAAAAAGATGAAGGAGGTAAAAATGAAAACTCATCAGCTCTTTTTGATTATCATGTTTTTATTAACAGCTATTATGCAATATAATTTATATTTAAAAGATAAAAAATATAGTAAAATTAAAAACAAACACCACAGAAAACAAAAACAAAATTAACAAATATCCTTTTTAATATTTATTTCATTCAATCATCTTTTGGGGAAGATAAAATACAATCTCTGGAAACATAGTAATTAAAACAACCATGATTATCATTATAAGAAAAAATGGAAATGTAGCCTTTAATATTTTAGATATATCCTCACCAGATATCCCCTGAATTACAAAAAGACTAAACCCCACAGGTGGTGTAATCTGAGCCAACTCCACCATGAACACTAAAAATATACCAAACCATAATGGCTTAAACCCGGCCAAAGTAACAATGGGCAATACAATGGGTAGAGTCATAACTACCATGGAAATTCCGTCCAAAATCATCCCTAAAAAGATATACATCAATCCCACAACAAAAATCAGAACATAAGGTGACAAATTTAAACTTGCAATATATTCACTTAACGCCCTGGCTATTCCTACAAAACCAACTACCTGTGATAAAAACGCAGCACCCATTATTATAAATGAAATCATACAGGTTGTCTTAACAGCACTTAATAGAGAAGTCTTAAAGTTTTCCCATGTAAGGTTTTTAAACAATATAGCAAGCAAATAAGCACCTATTACACCTATGGCAGCTGCTTCAGTAGGTGTTGTAAAACCAAGATAAATACCACCTAACACTATAAAAACAAGAAATAAAACTGGAAATATTTCTTTTGATCGTTTAATTTTTTCTTTAAAAGAAAATTCTTCATCGTCCTTAGGAACTACATTTGGTTTTATAAGAGTAACAATAATTATATATGTAGAATACATACCAGCAAGCATTAAGCCAGGTATAACACCACCTACAAAAAGCTTACCGATAGATGTGTCAGAAAGCACACCATAAATAATCATAATTAAACTTGGTGGAATAAGAAAACCGAGAGTCCCAGCTCCGGCAAGAGAACCCAATGCAAGATTTTTATCATACCCTCTTTTTGAAAGTTCATCCAACGTAATCTTTCCCACTGTGGCTGTAGTGGCTGCACTTGAGCCTGAAACTGCTGCAAACAGCGAACATGCTACAACATTTATATGAAGTAATTTCCCTGGAACCTTTGTAAGCCATGGTAATAATCCGTTTAACAGCTTTGTGGAAATAGCTGTCCTGTATAACACTTCACCCATCAAAATAAACAACGGCAACGCAGTCAAAGACCAAGAATCCAAACTGTTCCATACAGAATTTGCAATCAACGCTCCAATTTTGTGCCAAACAGAGATAGTGGGTGGCAAATTAAACTTGTAAAGCAACATCCCTGCAATAGCAGCAGCAAAAAGGGAAAAACCTATCCACAAACCACTAAGTAAAAACAAAAACATTATACCAAACATAACAAAGGAAAGTATTAGTGGATCAGAGATCATTTACCATCCTCTTTAATAAATTTTTTCAAAATTTCGCCCAAAATCTGCAAAGCAAAAATTGTATATCCGATAGGTAATGCTATTTGAGGTATATACAGTGGCGTTTCCGCTATCGTATCCGCCCGCATATCCAAAGAATATGTGTCATAAACCATCATTGCAGAATGATATATGGAAAAAACAAGTATTGCCAAAACAACAAAAAGAACTACTGTCTCAAGATAGTTTCGAGCTTTTTCTCCCAATCTCGATGTAATAATAGTAATTCTTATATGACCTTTTTCCTTAAAAGTGTAAGACAAGCCGAGCATTACAACAAAAACAAACATATAAGCGCTGTATTCATCTGCTATCAACGTGGACGTATTGAACAAAGCCCTAAGAAAAATTTCTACTGCTATCAAACATACAATTAAAATCATAAAAATTGCTGAAAAAACGGCACCGATATTCGATGCCGTCTCAATGATTCTTAATATTCTTTTCATTTTACATATTTTTCCAAAACTTTTCTTTCTTTACCTTTTGCTTTTTTCATAAACTCTTCAATAATCTTTTTAGCAGCCTTATCCATAGCCTTAACTAACTCTGGAGTTGGATCATTTATAACCATTCCATGCTTTTTCAGTATTTCTGCAGCTGAAAAATACCTTTCTTCAGAATTTTTCCACTGCTTTTCTTCAATCTCTTTGGCTGCTTTCAAAATTGCTTTTTGCTGATCTTTTGACAATGATTTCCAGTAGTCGAGATTTATAGTCACCATATTGAGAGGAAACGCATAGTAAATATTTGTAAAATACTTCAATACTTCCCAGAATTTACCATTTTTCGCAGATTCAGTGGAAGTTAACACAGAATCAATTACTCCGGTCCTGAGAGATGAGTAAACCTCTCCCCATGGCATTGATACAGGAGATCCACCAAGCTCTCTCAAAAACTTTGCACCATTCTTATCGTAAGTCCTTGTTTTAAGCCCTTTTAAATCAGCAACACTTTTTATTTCCTTTTTGGTAACCAAACCACTTGGTGGCCATGGAGCAGCATATAAAAACTTTTGATTCCATTTCAATGCAGCTTTCTCATAAAGCGGCTTACAATCTTCATATAAAGCTCTTGCTTCTTTAAAGTTTGAAACAAGTCTTGGTAATGAACTGATTCCAAAAACATGTTCACTACCTGCAACAACACCCATCAGAATATCAGACATAGGAACTTGAGCATCTTTTACAGCTTTTAGAAGCTCTGGACCTTTAAACCCCAAACTTCCACCAGGATGAACAATTATTTTCACGCTACCATTAGAGTATTTTTCCACCAACTTAGCAAATTCCATCGCTCCCTGAGTATGAAAACTGGTAGCACCATAAATAGCGTTTAAATCAAGCTTAACATTTCCAGCAAACACGGTTAAAGAAAACATTAGCATTAGCATAAAACTTAAAATATTCTTTACATGCTTCATGACATCCTCCTTTTTTTGTTCGTAATTTTTTAAGTTTAGCGTATTAATTATAAATAAATAATCTCCTTATTCAATCTTAATTTTATCCTAGTTATCATAATATTACAAATTAAAGTACTTTTAATTCTCTTTAAGATATTATATTATATTTACTAACTTGCCTCTAAATCATTTTTTTATGCTTAATATAAAAAATTTTTTTATAACAAACTCCTAATAAGCTATAATGTTTACATCATAAACGATCAGGCAACGCTATAACTTTGTATGTATGGGTAATTTCTCTTTTTAGGACAGGATCAATCATTAGAAGTTTATATTTCTTTGCAAACAAAGTCTCACTACTTAAGATTGGAATAGTACCACTAAAAAAACAAAATTTCTCATTATTATAAAAATAGTCTGATTTTATGTATTTGATTAATTCATTTATCTGTAAAATATTATTGAGCTTTCCTTCTTGGTATAGAATATATTCTTCACTATCCTCAAATTTTACAAAACATTGAAGTATTATTTCATCAAAATGATTTTTTATATCATCATAGCGCCAAAAAATATTTGAAATAATTTTAGTGCAAATCTGTTTTGATTTTGAAACTGAAATTGATTCTAATTCCCTGTCTGTATGATCACTTGCTACTGTTATAAACAGTTCATCACTGGCATTAAATGCAGCAAAAAATTCAATTTCTCCTGAAGTTTTATCACCTATTACATAAAGTGTATCTGTGGTAGAGATGCGTTCAGGATCAAACCAATAAACCGCAGGTATTGACTGAGGTATTGGAACGTTTAACTTTTTTAATTCTTCAATATGTCTATTAACAGATTCTTGATCTCTCCCAGTATAACCTAAAGCAACAGCAAATTCCCAATCTAAATTAATTTCTGCTGTCACATTATCTCTATTCACTACTTTAGCTTTTAACATTTAAAACTCCTTTTTGTTAAACAACAATTCATAACTATAATAGTTAACTTGTTAAAAAAATATTTTATAATTTACTAATTAAACTTTGCTGGTAAATACAATACTATCTCAGGAAACATTATCAATACAGCAATCATTATTATCATCATAATTACAAATGGTACACTACCAATAATAATTTCTTTTATAGAACCTTTTCCTCTAACACCCTGCACAACATATAGATTTAAACCAACAGGGGGAGTAATGAGAGCCATCTCTATTAACAAAATAAGCAATATGCCAAACCAAATTGGATCAAACCCCAAATTTAAAATAACAGGATAAACAATCGGTATTGTTAATACCATCATCGATAATGTTTCGATAAAAAAACCTAACACGATGTACATTGCAATAATAATAAGTAATGTATTTAAAGGTGAAAAACCTAAATTTCTAATAAAATCTTGTAGAATATCAGTTAATCCTAATGAAACCAGAATAAAATTTAAGTATGTGGCAGCAAGTAAAATTAACATTATCATCCCTGTAGATCTCATTGTACCTTCAATAGATTCTTTCAATAGATTTAAACTCAAATTACCTCTAATTGCCGTAATTATTAAAGACGCTATAACTCCCATTGCTGCTGATTCTGTAGGTGTTGCAAACCCAGCATAAATTGAACCAACTACAACTAAAAAAATAATTAAAATTGGTAATAAATTTGTAATCGTTTTAATTCTCTCTTGCCAACTTATACCCTTTTTAACTTTACCTAACTTAGGATATATTATGCATAAAATCAAAATCATAAACATAAATAAAAACGCTAACATAACCCCGGGAATAATACCTGCAACAAACAATCTTGGAATAGATGTATTTGTTAAAAATCCATATACAATTAAGTTTATTGATGGAGGAATTAATATACCTAACGTCCCTCCTGCTGCTATCGATCCTGCAAACAAACTTTCGTTATAACCATATTTTTCAGCTTGGGGTAAAGCTAATGTTCCAATTGTTGCAGCAGTAGCTACACTTGAACCAGAAGTTGCTGCAAAAAGAGCAGAAGTCATTATGTTAGCATGCATTAGACCACCAGGTAACCATGATAACCATTTATCAATAGCCTTGTATGTATCTCCAGCAATACCAGATTTTAACAAAATTTGTCCTAACAAAATAAAAAGAGGAATCGCAAATAATACAAAACTTGCATTTTCTGACCATGCCACATCACCTATGGCCCTTATAAGAGGAAATGGTGAATATAATTTTTCTAAAATTATCCCTAAAACTCCCATTGTAGCTGCAACAGGTATGCTTAACAACAATAACGTTAACAAAATAATTAAAGAAACTATTGCAATATTCATACTTTTACCCCTAAGCTGCTTTTTCCTTTTCTATTTCCTCTTCTAAAGTAGAAGCTCCTCCTACATTATAAGCTTCTAAATAATCCTTCTTAACTATTAATATTAAAATCCTTAATAACATTATAAATACAACCACTACAAAGAAAATGAGACTAATAATCCATAAACCCTGAGGAATCCAAAGAGGCGTGTGCAATGGTGTATTAGCTACAGATTTTTTCTCCCATGACGTATAAAAAAAGTGATAAGAATAATAAGTCAAAGGTACAAAAAATATTAACAACGACAAATAAGAAAGCACATCTAAAATAAGTCTTAGTTTTAAAGAAAATTTGTTGTATAAAATATCAATACGAACATGTGCTTTTGTTAAAAGGGCATAAGCAAAAATCCATCCACTCATAACAGCAAGAGTATAACTTGAAAGTTCAATTGATCCCCTTATAGAATAAGAAAACAGTTTCCTCATTAAAACATCTGCGCATATAAAAAATGACATAAAAAATAGAAGTAGACCCTGTATTATAATTCCATAAAAACAAATTTTTTTTACAATAAATAATCCTTTTTCACTGACAGTGTCTAAGAACTGTAACATCACCACTCCTCATAAAAAAACATGAGGTGTGAAAAACACACCTCATGACTGTTTATTTGTTTGCTTTTAACCCTACTACTTTTCCAATAGTATCATTCCATTTTTCTACAATATCAGGAGTCACTTGTTTTGCCCAAGCTGGTAACACGTCATTTACCAATATTTTTTTCGACAACTGCATATCTTCTTTTTTAATATCAACTAGTTTTAACTTATTAGGTTTTCCATAATCGCATTTTCCTATGCCTGTTAAACAATTAATTCCCTGTACAGTTTCCTCATCAGCATCTTCCCAAGCAGGAATCTCTAATTTTTCTTTAATTAATTTACTCAGAAGTTCTTGCTCTGATTTGCTAAGACTGTTCCATACATCCATGTTCATTACTGTGATAACATAATCCCAGCCTCCAATAGGCAATGGATATAAATAATTAGTAACATCACCCCATCCTGCAGAATATCCTGACAAAGATCCAGTAACTGCACAATCAACTACTCCCCTTTGTAAAGATGTAGCCACTTCACTAAAGCTAATTGTCACTCCTGTTGCACCCAAAGCATCAATAAATTTTGAAGTAGTCCAACCACTTGCTCTAATTTTTTTACCTTTAAGATCTTTTAAACCATCAATTTCTACTCTACAAAATAATACCTGAGCTGGATATGGAACAACAGCTAATAATTTTGCATTAAACCTTTTTTCAATAATATCTTCCATAACAGGTCTGTAAGCTTCTACTACTTTTTTAGCTAATTCAAGATCAGGTGCTAATGCAGGCAAATCCAACCCAGCTAATCCTGGAGCATCTGAAACAACATAATCAGCTACAGTTGATACAACATCAAATACTCCATTATTCATAGCTCTTAATACAGAAGCTCCTTTAAGCTTCACTTGGCCTAAAGAACTCATAATTGTTTTTGTTTTTCCGCCAAAAGCATCAGGCAATACTTCTGTCCAAAATGGTTTTTCAAATTGCTTATAAAGAGCCAAACTGCTCCAGCTACCAACAACTCTTAAATTTTTTGGAGCTGCATAAAGTAGAACAGAAATACTTAGAAAACATAAAGCTAGCACAATTACTTTTAAGGATTTTACTTTCATGGACAACCTCCCTTTTTTTTATAACTGCTTTACTGCATTTTAAAACAATGCAAAATCTTGATTCTTCAGATCTGTTACAAACATATGCCCCGGAGAATGAGTAATCATAAAATCGATCTTTGAATTTACAGCAACAGCTTGAGGCGTAACTCCACATGCCCAAAAAACAGGTATATCATTTTCTTTTATTATTGGAGGATCACCATAATCTGGTTTATTCAAATTATATATACCTATCAACTCTGGATAACCTATATGTACTGGCGCTCCATGAACAGATGGAAATCGAGCTGTAATATTTGTAGCTTTAACTAC from Deferribacter autotrophicus includes the following:
- a CDS encoding TRAP transporter substrate-binding protein, translated to MKVKSLKVIVLALCFLSISVLLYAAPKNLRVVGSWSSLALYKQFEKPFWTEVLPDAFGGKTKTIMSSLGQVKLKGASVLRAMNNGVFDVVSTVADYVVSDAPGLAGLDLPALAPDLELAKKVVEAYRPVMEDIIEKRFNAKLLAVVPYPAQVLFCRVEIDGLKDLKGKKIRASGWTTSKFIDALGATGVTISFSEVATSLQRGVVDCAVTGSLSGYSAGWGDVTNYLYPLPIGGWDYVITVMNMDVWNSLSKSEQELLSKLIKEKLEIPAWEDADEETVQGINCLTGIGKCDYGKPNKLKLVDIKKEDMQLSKKILVNDVLPAWAKQVTPDIVEKWNDTIGKVVGLKANK
- a CDS encoding TRAP transporter small permease subunit — protein: MKRILRIIETASNIGAVFSAIFMILIVCLIAVEIFLRALFNTSTLIADEYSAYMFVFVVMLGLSYTFKEKGHIRITIITSRLGEKARNYLETVVLFVVLAILVFSIYHSAMMVYDTYSLDMRADTIAETPLYIPQIALPIGYTIFALQILGEILKKFIKEDGK
- a CDS encoding DUF2848 family protein, coding for MLKAKVVNRDNVTAEINLDWEFAVALGYTGRDQESVNRHIEELKKLNVPIPQSIPAVYWFDPERISTTDTLYVIGDKTSGEIEFFAAFNASDELFITVASDHTDRELESISVSKSKQICTKIISNIFWRYDDIKNHFDEIILQCFVKFEDSEEYILYQEGKLNNILQINELIKYIKSDYFYNNEKFCFFSGTIPILSSETLFAKKYKLLMIDPVLKREITHTYKVIALPDRL
- a CDS encoding TRAP transporter small permease subunit, which encodes MLQFLDTVSEKGLFIVKKICFYGIIIQGLLLFFMSFFICADVLMRKLFSYSIRGSIELSSYTLAVMSGWIFAYALLTKAHVRIDILYNKFSLKLRLILDVLSYLSLLIFFVPLTYYSYHFFYTSWEKKSVANTPLHTPLWIPQGLWIISLIFFVVVVFIMLLRILILIVKKDYLEAYNVGGASTLEEEIEKEKAA
- a CDS encoding TRAP transporter substrate-binding protein, which gives rise to MKHVKNILSFMLMLMFSLTVFAGNVKLDLNAIYGATSFHTQGAMEFAKLVEKYSNGSVKIIVHPGGSLGFKGPELLKAVKDAQVPMSDILMGVVAGSEHVFGISSLPRLVSNFKEARALYEDCKPLYEKAALKWNQKFLYAAPWPPSGLVTKKEIKSVADLKGLKTRTYDKNGAKFLRELGGSPVSMPWGEVYSSLRTGVIDSVLTSTESAKNGKFWEVLKYFTNIYYAFPLNMVTINLDYWKSLSKDQQKAILKAAKEIEEKQWKNSEERYFSAAEILKKHGMVINDPTPELVKAMDKAAKKIIEEFMKKAKGKERKVLEKYVK
- a CDS encoding IS110 family transposase, translating into MYKYQKVVGIDVSKLNLSISVYDGKKYSFYEVSNNTNLFKKDFFDKERLDLSTTLFIMENTGVYHLKLATYLVKELGCIVSVVNPLAIKNFIGIDLNRLKTDKADSKKIAEFGYIYGDKYLFSPTDELSEKIELTLNMIDDFYNQINTLSNQLESLMQRYYKFPEIIKSYKSMIKTYQRKIREAEKELERLIKKNFKVEYELLRSIPGAGLKFCSLVIGKLKCFKNFDKAKQVSSYIGICPSPYESGSSIKGRGKISKRGNTYMRKILFMCSLSACKHNRSCRTLYYRLIASGKPKKLALIAVANKLIRQAFGILKSGKPYDPDYHAGLTHSAKNA
- a CDS encoding TRAP transporter large permease is translated as MNIAIVSLIILLTLLLLSIPVAATMGVLGIILEKLYSPFPLIRAIGDVAWSENASFVLFAIPLFILLGQILLKSGIAGDTYKAIDKWLSWLPGGLMHANIMTSALFAATSGSSVATAATIGTLALPQAEKYGYNESLFAGSIAAGGTLGILIPPSINLIVYGFLTNTSIPRLFVAGIIPGVMLAFLFMFMILILCIIYPKLGKVKKGISWQERIKTITNLLPILIIFLVVVGSIYAGFATPTESAAMGVIASLIITAIRGNLSLNLLKESIEGTMRSTGMIMLILLAATYLNFILVSLGLTDILQDFIRNLGFSPLNTLLIIIAMYIVLGFFIETLSMMVLTIPIVYPVILNLGFDPIWFGILLILLIEMALITPPVGLNLYVVQGVRGKGSIKEIIIGSVPFVIMMIIMIAVLIMFPEIVLYLPAKFN
- a CDS encoding TRAP transporter large permease, which produces MISDPLILSFVMFGIMFLFLLSGLWIGFSLFAAAIAGMLLYKFNLPPTISVWHKIGALIANSVWNSLDSWSLTALPLFILMGEVLYRTAISTKLLNGLLPWLTKVPGKLLHINVVACSLFAAVSGSSAATTATVGKITLDELSKRGYDKNLALGSLAGAGTLGFLIPPSLIMIIYGVLSDTSIGKLFVGGVIPGLMLAGMYSTYIIIVTLIKPNVVPKDDEEFSFKEKIKRSKEIFPVLFLVFIVLGGIYLGFTTPTEAAAIGVIGAYLLAILFKNLTWENFKTSLLSAVKTTCMISFIIMGAAFLSQVVGFVGIARALSEYIASLNLSPYVLIFVVGLMYIFLGMILDGISMVVMTLPIVLPIVTLAGFKPLWFGIFLVFMVELAQITPPVGFSLFVIQGISGEDISKILKATFPFFLIMIIMVVLITMFPEIVFYLPQKMIE